GCAACCGTGCGAGGGCCTGCAGCGGGTCGGTCACGCGCCCTCCGGGGGCGCGCGGGTTGGCCAGGAGATCGCAGTAGGCGTTCGACACCGCGAGCAAGCGAGCTCCGAGGGGAATGCCGCGCCCTGCCAGCTTTCCAGGGATGCCCCGACCGTCGGGGCGCTCGTGCTGCGCCACCAGGATGCTGGTCGTGGTGGCCGGGAGATGGATTCCCTCGAGCAGCTTCAGCGGGTCGACGCCGGCGCGAGGGGCGGGCTCGGCGGAGGGGGCCGCGGAGGCCGTGGAGAGGGCCGATAGATGCGGGTCGGTCGGGCGCCCCACGTCGTGGAGGTAGGCGGCCAGCTGCAGGCTGAAGAACTGCTCCTTGGGCAGCGTCGTTCTCTCCGCCAGGAGCTGGACGAGACGGGCGACCTCGGCCGAGTGCCCCTGGCGCCACCCGTGCCCCATCTCGAGCACATTCACCAGGACGGCGACCGTGCGGACGAAGGCCTCGGGGCGCAGACGCTCGTCGTCGTCGAGCGCGAGCTGCCGTTCTCCGAGAGGTGTCGCATCGGGACCTGCTAGCTGGTCGAGCACCCCCATTCCGTCGGCCGGCGGGACGAGCGTTCCCGCGACTGCCGACGACGGGCGCTTCGAGCGCGATGCGTCCTTGTCGTTCGGGGATGCCGTTGCGTCCGTCGGCGCCGGAGGGGCGCCCACCGCGCTCACCTCTCCGGTCGGTAGGCGGTCCAGGTCGGCCGGGGCACCCGCGCCGCTGCCGAGATCGATCACGCGTTGGTCGTAGATGTTGAGCAGCTGGCCGTAGTGGGCGCCGAGAGCCTGCTCCATGCGCGCGAAGGCGTGGATGTCACCCTTGTAGAAGCGCCGGATCGCCGCTTCGATGGCGTGGCGCAGGGCGACGTGAGCTCGAACCTCCTGGGCCATCGACGCGCGGCGGACGGCCTCGAGCACGCGCGGATCGCCCGGGTCGGGCGTGACGATGCTGAGAACCAGTCGCTCCTTGTCGCACCGCACGGGGAGCACGTGGAGCTGCTCGCACAGCTCCGCCGGCAACAGGTCAAGCACCCACTGCGGAACGGTGGCGGAGCCGAGCTTCTCCGTCGAGACGTAGCGGGTCTGGAACTGCAGTCCGAGGAACTTGAGCAGGTCGGTCTCGCTGATCGCACCCGTGCTCAGCAAGCCGAAGGCGAGATCCTCGGGGGAGGCGAGGTGCGCCGCTCGATACTGCTCGTCGGTCACGAGGCCCGCGGCGTGGAGCTGCTCGGCGAGCCGGCGGTCGTCCATGCTTCACCCAACCCCGTCTCTATGCTGGCGAGGCGGCTTCAGTGTAGTCGCGTGTGTCGTGGTATGCAAAGGAGGCCATCCCCGGCCGGAGCTCTGCCGGGCGGAGACCTCCCGCGACAAAGCAAGCGACGAGGGCGGTCGTTCCGAACCCTGCTGGGCTCAGCGGACGGGACCTCGAGCCTCGAGCGGTCAATCAGTCGCCGTGCTCTTCCTTCTCATCCTCGGCGCCGGGGAATTCGTTGACCGACGGGTACTTCATGATCTCCTTGCGGGCGATCTTCCAGGCCTTCTGCACGATCCAGGACAACGACCGGTCCTGGCGGTTTGCCTCTTCCTGGATCTCCTTCAGCATCTCCTCGGGAAAGTACAGGCTCTGTTTCCTCTTGTCCGATCCAGCCATGATGCGCTTGCCCTCGAGCTTGGGTGGCCAGGTGAGTCCTGGTTCGTTACGTGTGCGAAATTGTAAGCGTCTGTCAGCGGGGGTGTCAAGTTGAGCCCACACGGCATGCGTCGGCCTGACTCTCGTCGCAGAGAAAGCCGGGCCCGGGGAAGGGCGTTGAACGCCGCCTTCGGCGCGTGGTAAGAGCGGCGTCCGTGGCGGATCCCCCCGACGAAGATGGGCGCGTGACGCGGGCTCAGCGCCGTCGGCAGGAGAGCCGTTCCCGGCTGATGAGCGCCAGCCGCAAGGTCTTCAGCGAGCTGGGCTACCACGCCGCTTCGGTGGCCGACATCCTGTCGGCCGCCGGGATGGCTCGGGGAACCTTCTACCTATACTTCCCGAGCAAGCGGGCCGTCTTCGAAGCGTTGCTCGACGAGATGTTCGTGCACATCGCACAGGCCGTCCGTCGCGTGAGCACCGAGGTTGGTGCCGAACCGCCGCTCGAGCAGATGTACTGGAACGTCCGGCGACTCGTTGACGCCGTCGAGACGCACCGCGAGCTCACGGTCATCTTGCTTCGCGAGGCGGGGGGCATCGACGCGGACTTCGATCGGAAGCTGGACCGGTTCTACGACCGCATCTGCGCGCTCATCCAGAGCGGTCTCGTCGACGGGCAGGCGCGGGGGCTCGTGCGTCGGTGCGACGTACGCCTGGTGTCCTATCTCGTGCTGGGCAGTCTCAAGGAGGCCATGCTGCGGTTTCTGGCCGCCGAGCAGCCGATGGATCGTGAGGAGCTGGTTCGCGAGATCCTGACCTACGTCTTGCACGGCATCTTCACGGGACCTGCCGACGCGGCTACACGCTGACGGCGTAGCGGCGAAAGTCGCTCTGTCCCATCTTCACGTTCACGAGCGCTGGCTTGTCGGCGGCAAACGCGCGCTCGAGCGCCGGCCGCAGCTGATTCGGGCGCTCCACGTATTCTCCGTGGCCTCCGAGCCCCTCCACGACCTTGTCGTACCGCGTGTAGCTGAGGCGGGTGGCGGGCGTGCGGGTCGGTCCATAGATCATGCTCTGGCCGCGATAGATCTGCGTCCAGCAGGCGTCGTTTCCGACGATGCCGACCACCTTGATCCCCTGGCGCGCCATGGCCTCGAACTCCATGCCGTTCAGACCGAAGGAGCCGTCCCCGAACATGATCACGACCTGATGTTCGGGTAGGGCGAGCTTCGCCGCCATCGCATAGCCGGGTCCGACACCGAGCGTACCGAGTGGCCCGGGGTCCATCCAGCTTCCAGGACCCTCCACATCGAGGACGTAGGCCGCGGTCGCCACGAAGTCCCCGCCGTCGCCAACGACGATCGTCTTCGGATCGACGAAGTGGTTCACCTCGGCGCAGAGCCGCAGCGGGTTGATGGGATCGCTCTCCTGCGCGCACTCCGCGCGGATCTTGGCGACGAGCTCCGACTCGATGCCCTGCACCTCGCCGAGCCACGCGGACCAGCCCGGGCAGCCGTCGAGGGCGCCCGCCAGCTGCCCGAGGACGTGCCCGGTGTCCCCGACGATGCCCACGTCGACCTTCCGGTTGCGCCCGATCTCGGCGCCGTCGAGGTCGACCTGGATCACCTTCGCCGTGGGCGGGATCTTGTCCCCATACCCCAGGCGGAAGTCGAGCGGCGTGCCGAAGACGATCACGCAGTCCGAGCGGCTGAGCGCCTTCGAGCGCGCGTGTTTGAGGTAGCACCGGTGGTCGGGCGGGAGGGCCCCGCGGGCCAGACCGTTGAGAAAGGCAGGCATCGGGACGGCGTCGAGAAACCGCGCCAGCGCCTGCGGGTGCTTCGACCAGCGCCACTGGCTGCCGACGATCAGCAGCGGGTGTTCGGCGCCGCGGATGAGCGCGCTCGCGCGTTCCACATGCTCCGGGTCGCCCATGGGCCGCGCTTCCGTCCGGTAGCCTTCGTAGGCCACGGCCTCGGCGTCCTCGCAACCGCCCATCAGCACGTCGAGCGGCATCTCCAGGAAGACGGGCCCCGGGACCCCGCTCGTCGCCACGCGGAAGGCCGTCTGGACGTACTCGCCGAGGCGCCGCGTCTCGGGCACGGAGACGGACCACTTGCTCACCGCGCGCAGCAGCTCCACGTGGTTCATGTCCTGGAGCCCACCGCGGTCCTGCCCGCCGAGCGGCCCGAGGAGGCGGGCACCCTGGCCGCCGACGAGGACCATCGGTATCTGCGCGCGCTGCGCGTTGGCGACCGCCGTGACGGCGTCCGTGACCCCGGGTCCCGCGGTCACGGCGGCGACTCCCGGGCGCCCGGTCACGCGCGCCCAGCCGTCGGCAGCGTGAGCGGCGGACTGCTCGTGGCGGAAGTCCACCACGCGAATCCCCTCGTCGAGGCAGCCATCGTAGATCGCCTGAATGTGTCCGCCGCACAGCGTGAAAAGGTGGCTGACGCCTTCCGCTCTCAACGCGCGCGCGACGACGCGTCCACCATGAAGCCTTGCCATCGATCCTTCTCCGTGCACGATCCCGCGCGAAAGGTAATGAGGTTTCGGGCGACGTCAAGGTGAAAGCAGTTGCCGCGCCGCGCCCTTCGCGATAAACGAGGCCCCGCCGTGAGACTCATCCGTAAATTCCGTCTCGAATGCGCCCATCGCCTTCCGCGGCTGCCCGAGGGGCACAAGTGCTGGAGGCTGCACGGGCATTCGTACGTCGTGGAGGTCACTGTCGAGGGGCCCGTCGATCCGGTGGAGGGCTGGGTGATGGACTTCGACAGGATGGACGGAGCCTTCGCCGCGGTGCACGAGGCGCTGGACCACAGGTACCTGAACGAGGTGCCGGGCCTCGCGAATCCCACGTCCGAGAACCTCGCGCGCTGGATCTGGGAGCGCCTGCGGGAGGACCTGCCGCTCGTGGAGGTGCGCGTGGACGAAACCTGCGACGCGGCGTGCGTCTACCGGGGAGGGGAGTAGTGCGCGTCCTCACCTTGAATCTGTGGCAGGAGCAGGGGCCGTGGGCCGAGCGGCTCGACCTCGTGGCCGAACGACTGCCGTCTCTCGACGCGGACGTGATCTGCCTGCAAGAGGTGCGGCACGTGCCGGGACGCGTGCCGAACCAGGCCGAGACGCTCGCCGCGAAGCTGGGCTACGCGTGCGCATTCGAGCCGGCGCAGCCCTGGGGGGGGGGCGACGAAGGGCTCGCGATCCTCAGCCGTCACCCGATCGTGGAGCGCCGCTGCTGCGACCTGCCGAGGCCTCCTCACCGAGAGAGACGGATCTGTCTCGGCGCAGCCATCGCGTGCCCCGAGGCGCTGACGTGGGTCTTCACGACGCACCTCACCTTTCGCCTCGAGGACGGGGCGATCCGCGAGCAGCAGGTTCGTGCGGTGGACACCTTCGTGCGCTCCCGCGGTGACGCCGCGCAGACGGTGGCGGTGCTGGCCGGGGATTTCAACGCGACGCCGGAGGCGGACGAGATGCGCTACCTGCGCGGGCTCACGTCCATCGAGGGCGAGCGAACCTACTATCAGGATGCGTTCGCGCTCTGCAACCCGGGGGTGGAGAAGGCTACCTGGGCCAAGGAAAACCCGTATACCGCGCAACTCGGGTGGCTCGCGCCGGGACGACGGCTGGACTACGTCTTCGTCACGCCCGAGCG
The Deltaproteobacteria bacterium genome window above contains:
- the queD gene encoding 6-carboxytetrahydropterin synthase QueD, with protein sequence MRLIRKFRLECAHRLPRLPEGHKCWRLHGHSYVVEVTVEGPVDPVEGWVMDFDRMDGAFAAVHEALDHRYLNEVPGLANPTSENLARWIWERLREDLPLVEVRVDETCDAACVYRGGE
- a CDS encoding response regulator codes for the protein MDDRRLAEQLHAAGLVTDEQYRAAHLASPEDLAFGLLSTGAISETDLLKFLGLQFQTRYVSTEKLGSATVPQWVLDLLPAELCEQLHVLPVRCDKERLVLSIVTPDPGDPRVLEAVRRASMAQEVRAHVALRHAIEAAIRRFYKGDIHAFARMEQALGAHYGQLLNIYDQRVIDLGSGAGAPADLDRLPTGEVSAVGAPPAPTDATASPNDKDASRSKRPSSAVAGTLVPPADGMGVLDQLAGPDATPLGERQLALDDDERLRPEAFVRTVAVLVNVLEMGHGWRQGHSAEVARLVQLLAERTTLPKEQFFSLQLAAYLHDVGRPTDPHLSALSTASAAPSAEPAPRAGVDPLKLLEGIHLPATTTSILVAQHERPDGRGIPGKLAGRGIPLGARLLAVSNAYCDLLANPRAPGGRVTDPLQALARLRDAAERRVLDQYAVDRLAEVLTGDAAEGVAVGQRPRVLVVDRDMESTALLELKLVGAGHDVRVVQTTAEAAREILASPIDLILSEVRLDPVDGFDFLKRMQADARTRQIPLIFVSECADAEDVNRGFELGALDYIVKPYAPELVVAKVKNIVAQRPGARRAQQG
- a CDS encoding endonuclease/exonuclease/phosphatase family protein, coding for MRVLTLNLWQEQGPWAERLDLVAERLPSLDADVICLQEVRHVPGRVPNQAETLAAKLGYACAFEPAQPWGGGDEGLAILSRHPIVERRCCDLPRPPHRERRICLGAAIACPEALTWVFTTHLTFRLEDGAIREQQVRAVDTFVRSRGDAAQTVAVLAGDFNATPEADEMRYLRGLTSIEGERTYYQDAFALCNPGVEKATWAKENPYTAQLGWLAPGRRLDYVFVTPERANGAGRILGSQVVLDAPDARGVWCSDHYGVLADLQVNPSRT
- a CDS encoding TIGR04563 family protein yields the protein MAGSDKRKQSLYFPEEMLKEIQEEANRQDRSLSWIVQKAWKIARKEIMKYPSVNEFPGAEDEKEEHGD
- a CDS encoding acetolactate synthase → MARLHGGRVVARALRAEGVSHLFTLCGGHIQAIYDGCLDEGIRVVDFRHEQSAAHAADGWARVTGRPGVAAVTAGPGVTDAVTAVANAQRAQIPMVLVGGQGARLLGPLGGQDRGGLQDMNHVELLRAVSKWSVSVPETRRLGEYVQTAFRVATSGVPGPVFLEMPLDVLMGGCEDAEAVAYEGYRTEARPMGDPEHVERASALIRGAEHPLLIVGSQWRWSKHPQALARFLDAVPMPAFLNGLARGALPPDHRCYLKHARSKALSRSDCVIVFGTPLDFRLGYGDKIPPTAKVIQVDLDGAEIGRNRKVDVGIVGDTGHVLGQLAGALDGCPGWSAWLGEVQGIESELVAKIRAECAQESDPINPLRLCAEVNHFVDPKTIVVGDGGDFVATAAYVLDVEGPGSWMDPGPLGTLGVGPGYAMAAKLALPEHQVVIMFGDGSFGLNGMEFEAMARQGIKVVGIVGNDACWTQIYRGQSMIYGPTRTPATRLSYTRYDKVVEGLGGHGEYVERPNQLRPALERAFAADKPALVNVKMGQSDFRRYAVSV
- a CDS encoding helix-turn-helix transcriptional regulator yields the protein MTRAQRRRQESRSRLMSASRKVFSELGYHAASVADILSAAGMARGTFYLYFPSKRAVFEALLDEMFVHIAQAVRRVSTEVGAEPPLEQMYWNVRRLVDAVETHRELTVILLREAGGIDADFDRKLDRFYDRICALIQSGLVDGQARGLVRRCDVRLVSYLVLGSLKEAMLRFLAAEQPMDREELVREILTYVLHGIFTGPADAATR